Sequence from the Meleagris gallopavo isolate NT-WF06-2002-E0010 breed Aviagen turkey brand Nicholas breeding stock chromosome 15, Turkey_5.1, whole genome shotgun sequence genome:
GTGGTGtggccctgcagagcagtgcccagCTGCAGCTCGGTgcctgtgggtgccaggctgcTTTCTCCGTGTTCAAAACAAGAGCTGCCTCTAGCGGTAATGGGAATGGCCTCGGGGCTTGTGCCAGCTCCATGCTGGAAGCTCCTTCCCCATCCTGCTCCGGGATGTCCCCTGCACACTGTAACCTGCTGCGGCTGCATATGAGTGGGTCCCTGCAGCAACCCAGTGCATCCAGAGCATCCTCCTGCTCCAGCCCAAATCTCCAGGCACTGCTCCCATCCCCACGCTCCTGCTGTTTGGGTTCAGCATGGCATTCAGTAATGGCCTTGATCTGAGCTGCCTTTTAGCTGAATAAATCGTGTGTCCTCAGCCAGCCTGGGACTGCTGAGAGGAGAGCGACGACAGACTTGTGCTGCAGCCCTACAAGGACAGCGTGATgtgaagcagagcacagctatTTAAACTCCAGGAGATCAGCAGAGATGTGGAAAGTGACACACAACTCATGGACCAGAGGTGTGCTTCACACTGGAGTGGCTTCAATGGGGCACAAAGGAACCAAAGGGATAGGTGTGTCCCCTTGGCTCCAGACATAGTGCATCCTTGTAGTCTCCCCACACTTTGCCCatgtcctgccctgccctgaGGTTTCCTTGGAGACCAGGAGATGCTGAGCTGTGGCTGGGAGCTGAGAGATGAGGCAACTGATAGATACCACATATCCCAAGGTGCTCTTTTGGACAATGCTGACCCACAAATTTCATTGCCTCCTATTCAATGTCCTCCATGCCAAACTTTCTCCATAATTCCCCTAGAACTGTCCTCACTGTTCTCCTAGAAAACAAGCTGCCAGGTAACTTCATCACTCTTTTGGAGGTCCCCCTGGTTGCCTAAGGCCAGGTGAGCTCCATCAGCAGCCCCAGGATGCAGAGGTTCCTTCTCCTATATTCAGTTCTCTGCACCTTCCTCTTGGTTCAGAGCAAGCCTGGTGATGCCAGATTTCCCCAACAGCACACCCAGGGATGCTCCTCTCTGCTCTTACTCTCTACTCTCTACAGTTCAAAATCTCAGGGGAAAAACACCCGGCTCCACTTGCAGAGGTATATCAGGAAGAACCGCCGTTCCTTATGACCATTGATGGTATTTGAGGCTCTGCATTTAAAGATGATGATAAAGGCAATCAAGCTGTCAGGAATGAAGACAGATGGGGAGCTCAGTGGAGCCAGCGAGGGATTCCCTGCTTTTGGCTTGCAGCTGTGATTTATATTTCATTCTCACCTACGGGCTTGGAGCAaagagcagggcagcagtgcttCACAGAAGCACTGTATGGAGTACAACCAGCACCGAAATGTCCACATTTGAGCTTCTAAAGCTGCTTGTCCCTCCTTCAGCCAACCCCATGAAACAGTGCTGGGGTCATAAAATGTTCCCAGAAATATTCTGGGGAGCAGAGCTCACCGCTCACAACGAACGGCCCTTGCTGCTGCCCCCAGTCAGATCTTGTTGTGGCtctgccctccctccctccttcctttcgTTGTCAGATGCCGTTTTCTCATCTTACCTCTGTATATTATCATGCCACCAACGGACGGTGGCAGCCTTACTGTCTTTGTAAGACAAAGTCATCAACAGGGCTCTGTGTCTGCGCTGATATGGTATCCATGCAACCTGCGTCTCAAGGATCgtgtttgctttatttctctggattaaaaaaaaacaaaaaacaaaaaacaacacagcacaaGAACAGCCTTGCTACGAAGAGTTCTAGCAGTTAATTAGCTTCCACATTGAAAGGGCCACTGCCCGGCAGCTAAAAATCATCGTGTTTGAATGGAGAATTAAGTCAGCCAACCAATAAATCTGAGCAACAAAACAGTCCCTTTAGCTCCGAGGAGCTCTCTTTCCTCAAAACACtgataaatggctttttctcaGAGCCCACGAGGTCATCAAATTAATAAAGCATTTCAAGTAATGTATGGAAGAGAAGTGACACCCTGTTGCAAGAGATTTGCTGTTGAAATCAACTCTCTGTAACAGAGTGTGATGCACGTAGGGTTTCCAAAGTAAAACCATCCTCCAATGTAGGGCAGTTGTCCAAACTCCTTTATGTCTGTTCTGGGCCGCTGTCCTCCTCCTCAGTCAGTACTCAGGAGACTTCGGTTGGAGGAAAACAATATGAAAATTTGGGATTTTTCAATTGACCACGCAAGAACCTCAGAATACTTACCATGAAGAAAGCTTAAAAGAAGGCACCAATGAGGGAAAGTAAGTAAAATGCAGGAAAGCTCTTGAAATGATGGTAGTGGGTGGTTATGTCCTCATGTCCGCGCTGGGGATTGCTCCCCGTGCCTCACCACACACAGGTGTGAAGCAATGCTGCAcccaaaatactgcatttatAGGCAGGGACTTTGCCTGCCAGCACTGACACCAGGGACGTTTTCAAGACTCAGCACAGATAGGATGGGAGCCTCTCCCCTAAGCTGAAGGCTGGATATGTCCCCTCACTTTCCACTGAATTGCCTTTCTGCAAGCTTGTATTAGACTTGAAACAatttaatatgaaatatatGTTTAATAATAGGTAGCACAGAGAGGCACTGAATAGgacaaacactgaaaaacagagctAGCCATCGcctctgcagtactgcatccactGGGTACCTTTCTTCATGACATCCTCGCCTGGGTTTCATTTGCCTCTGATTTACTCAGAGCATAAACCACTCGAGGGCCTCTGGTACGATTACAAGCACAGTGTCACGGCCTCCCTGCTTGATCCCAATGTGGAGCCCATCGCTATGCTGGGACGGCCCATATCCCAGGGCATTGCTCGTGGCTCCTGGGATCCCAACACAGCCGACACACAAACCTGGCAGCACACAGACAACTCCAGCTCTGTGCGGGCTCATCGGCATGCAGCAGGAAGCCCAGATGCCATATGGAGCGTGGAGGCAGATGGATGGACATATGTATCATCTGTGAGCGTCTCCGTTGATGTGAATGTCCCAGCGCAGGCATTACCGCTCGAGTAGATGGTTTGCATTTGGGGCACGAGAGAATTTTTCTcccataaaataaataaaatacgTTCTGAGCATCTTGGGATGCAGCCATTCTAAtccttttattctttccaaaggaaaatgaTTCCATATTCAGGGCGCTGTGCAAACAATTAATTAGcctaatgaaaatgaaagccCTAATTGCCTGATATTATTACGATCATCGGCCGCCAAGCGTGACCAAGGAATAGGCACTGTCCTACCAGTGAGAGAGCTGCACTTCATGccttttcaggatttttttccacatttcaatGTCTAACAaaaccattctttttttctggttttggagCGATGCTGCAATTCTCCCTTCCGCATGTGGAAAAGCTGGCAGTGTTTGGAGACATCTGAATGAGATGCTATACaatttaaaaagagaacagaagagatACCCAGCTGGTGTGAAATGACCTGACAGAGAGGAGGCAACAAAGCCATCACTTTGCCTGAGTTGAACCACACGGCGGTGCTCCCACTGCGTCTCCTCCAGAGACTGCACTTATAGGAGCGCTGCAAGGGAAGAGAAATGATGTTTTTCAGGGGACTCAGCGAACATTAAAGTACAATTGTCCTTAATGCAGCTCCTTTTTCAATTATCTGTTGTTATCCAAATGGAAAAGTGCTTTAAATTCAGGCAGATGAACTTTCTCACCGTGGGTTGGATCATGAGGAGTCAGGTTACGGGAGCTTAAGAAAATGAACCATTCTCACTCGTGCATATCTCATAACAGAGATAGAAAGCAGATGCTGACTCAACACTGATCTGGCCTGAGGAGTACGGGTCCAATAATTCTTCCTTTAAGCAAATGATTCCCGCAGGAAAATCTCCAAGATTCAGCTTTAATTCTATTATCTTCCTTGTGCAGAGAGTGGCAGCTAGAGACTGCTCTTTAAAAATCGAGTGGGCGAAGTCTGCTCTCACATTCAAACAGCTCCAAAGGTTTTACTATGGAAGGTTTCTCAAGAAGCTGTATTTTGGATGAGGAGGTTGGACTGCAGTTTTTAAACTGTATTAGGGGCACTTCTactctgtgctgcaggctggcacCCAGAGCTACAGGAAAAGCCCATACAGAAGACATTCATTCTCACACAACATCAGGCACTCACATGGGAAATGGGGTTTCCTGGTGTGACCACTGGTAGAAAGCTCCTCACTTAGGGCCCCGGGATCATCTTCTGGCACAGTTTAATGCTCTGAATTGTTGCAATGCAATAGGAACTCAAGCCTGGTCAGCCTGGTCAccaaaatgagaaggaaaacaataacAGATTTGGTTACTTGCAGGCTTTCAATACTTCACGTTTGCACCAAGTTGCCATTTGTGAGACAAGCTGTCTCACAACACAGAACTATACAACCATGTAGAAGAggtaagaacagaaaataaatgcttgtgGTTGAGGGTCTCTGCTCTTCACAATCACCTTTTTACCCTGAAAAAGTGAAACTGAGGGATGCACGGGCCTTGCTGAAGCCATGTCGGGTCTGTAAGCTTTTGTATGTGCAGCTGGCAACCAGACAGATGCTGCTGGGGACACTGAGACACAGAAAACATCAATCCCAAAGACATCGGAGCAGAAGCTGGCTATCAGATGACTGAGTGTCCTGGCACTCTGCTATCAGAGTGGCTACCAGCATTCAACCTCCCATCCTGCTGCTCATCTCCCCTCAGTGATAAAAAAGTAACCCCGAAGAGAACAAAGCttttgtgtttcatttattttgcaaatctACCAATTCATTTTATGAAAGTATGAAATCCTATGCAGTTACATCAAACAGTGACGTTGCAATCCATGTAATACAAATAACCACTACAAAGTTATTTTTAGGTACTCTCGGGTAATTAGTagattttatgttattttaaataaaaagcagttatAAAGAAGAGATAAAATAGCCTTGAGATTGTCAAAGAACTCAGTTTAAACCAAGGAAACCACTGCAGAATCTCCCTGTCCTATGAAAAGTTAGAAACACTGTCACTTATACAATCTTTCAATGTTAATCTTCAGTTAGTCACATCAAACAGACCTACGTGCACACAGCTAGTCAATGTAAGAAGAGTTCACAAGTTGTTTGAAACCAGTGTCAGCTTTCCTTCTCCGGAAATCACATTTACTGCGTACCACCACCACCCTCCTTGCTTTCAGAGGCACAAAAAAACCTGTAATATTGTTTGTAAAATACACTGAGGCTCCTAATCTGCTCTAATTGAATTCAGTGGAGGTAGGATCAGTTCCTACATTTAATAAGTGCCATTGATTTACTGAAATTCTTGCAATACAGCTTCCTTCCCAGGGATGGAATTAATTTGGGAAACAAAATGCTGTAATAATTCAGGAAAATACTAGGCTTTATTATCCAGCAATTGACATGGCAATTGCATTTCTGAGGACTTGGATGTAGGATTCTTTCCTCTCCACCAGAAATGGGGACACATGGAGACACCACGTAACGGCGCTCAGTGAGAACTCGGAACTatggaaataaagaataaaaatcaaagaacagATTGAGTTAATCCTGAAACTCCTCTCCTGACACCCATCTGATGCACCTCCAGGATCATCCTGCTGCCtgcaagctgctgcttctgatgAGACATCTGTCAATCACAACTGCATAACTGCTTCCAAAGAAGCAATTAAACGGAGCTTTGATTTCATAGCTGCATCTCTACATTGCACATAGGGGAAGGGGGAAATGTCAAAGATGTTACTGCCACAAGGAATGCAATAGCTTCACAGAAGCAAGGAGAGCTGTTTTGTGAAAACTGGCAGGAGCAGGTACAATGCCAAGGGCCTGTGGCTCAACAGAGATTAAAGAGATGACCCTCTCCTGTGGCCATCAGCTTTCAGACAGGACATACAAAGTGGTACAAACCCCCAAATCTGTGCTCAGATAATAGATCTGCAGAGCTCACTGTAGGACAGAAGTGAAGCCAGCAGCATCTTGGCAGGGCTTCTAGAACCAGGCCTTTATTCACAAGAATTTAACACTGATCACcaaaaacttttttaaaaatcagacaGGTTACACAAAACTACACAAATTTTACACTTGGACATAAAGTGCCATCAAACCACGGAAACTAACAAGAAGCTACTGCAGAGGGCAGTATCTATCGTGTCTATAGCAAGCTTTCCTCCCCTGAAGCAGATGTTTGCTACAGTCTTGGCAAAGGTACCAAGTTGGTCAGAGCACTACTGCAACTAAGGCTAGCAGTGTTCATTCTCAccaaaaaacacagcttttacCCAATATACCAAAGCCAAGTAGGCTGCATTTACTGGTGGCTGTTAGCATAACTTTCCCCAGgaggtattttaaaacagtaataGATGCTTCACTTTCCCATCATTTGGTATGATGTGATAAATGTAATTTGCTCAGACCCTTTGTTAGGAGGATGCACTACAACAGAAAGCTCCACCCTGTTATTACCACTGTGCCTGCTTACTCATGTAAATGTAGAGTCAAATCCTCTTAAGAATCCTGAACAGCCTTCCAGAATCACTTGTTCAACTGACATTTTTGtaataataaggaaaagaaaaaagagttgTGGGAAATTAAATGGTGCTCCCGTTGCCAAGTTGTTTAAATTATATGGCAGAATGGTTCCAGTAGttgtaaaaaattaatttgtggAGTTTTTACAACCCTTACATCTACTAAATCTCGATAGGATATATAATGCTACTTAAGTGATACAACTTATAAatgctagggagaaaaaaaaatcagcaccaACGTGTGAAAGAAGAGACTTGATTCTTGTCTGCCTGTGGTTTCCATGAGGCCGCAGCTCCAGAGCTGAGGAAGGAAGCTGTGCAGGAGACCCTTGGTGCAGCACGTACATGTGTAGGTATGGATGTCAGCTGCCTTTCCTCTTCAGCACATGGGAGAGGACAACAACCACTCTGCTCTGAAAACAGGCTGGCAAGCAGCTCAGCCAGCCCCTCTGCTAAGCCCTCTCTCCCACTGCTTTCTGAACGCACTAGCCAGAGTAAAGTCAGTGGCAttgctttttcccctctattATTACACAGTTCAGAAATAACTGCCTGAGATACCTTAACTGTAGACAAATTTCCCTTTAAGTTACGCCACTAGAAGATTACTGTCATTCTTTTCTCACAACGGTGTCAAATGCAACATGAAACTTTGGGTTCTCTACAGTGAGTGAAATCAGCAGAGTCAAAAAACAGTACCAGTGGTATCACCTACTGCTCCACTCTGTAAGACAGAACGAGGGTAAGGCGTGTTGGCAATCAGCACCAAGCTTCAGTGACAAGGTTTGTAGCAATTTGCTTTCCACACACTCGAGTACAGATGCAGATGCAGatgcacagaaagcagagatccCCTGGTTGTTCTCTAAGCTACCATAGCACTTTGTTTAGTCCAGCAGCAGATCTTGGTGCAAATCTTGTTCTAAGTACAGTACATTTTGATAGCAACATAGAAGCACGCTTCGCAAAACAGATTTGTTCAAGCTCACCATGGTTCTGATGGGCTACACGCAGTGTGAGGCAATTCAAAAAAAGCCCACAACTCAATTCATTGGGATAACAACACTGGCTTTAAGGAATTCCGCTTCCACTTTGTGAAGGAAGAACAGGCCTACAAAGGAAAAGATCTTAATGCATCTTGTTCTGCTCAGCTTGGCTACTTCTAACACAGATCAGAAGTATCAGAGGGTACCAAGGAGCTGATGATAAAGAATTACTGTTTTGTAAATACTTGAAGTAAAACAAgctgctgcaaaaagaaaatccactgAACAATAACTCAAACAGCCTTCTCTTACGGATCTGAAACTGTTAGACCAACACAGCGAAACACTGACGGGAAATACAGACATCAGTAGTTCTGGCACCTtgcaatttggaaaaaaaaaagccactctTGTGCACAGGGGATGAGGCAGCTTGTTTGCACATCCCTTTCTCACGTTATCCCAGAGACACCCGTGCTCCTGTACAACAGCTGTGGCTGGGTTCAGCAGCTGCCTTCCTCAGAAGGAGCAAACTGGCAGCTGTCATGAGAAACGGTGTCAATGCTCTGCGCTTCTGCCTGTGGGTGGATGGACACCTGAACAGCTATTTCTTGGCCTTGCTCATTCACAGACCCATCGTCAGAATCCCCGGCTGGCGAATCACTGCGCTTGATCTCCGGGTTGATGGGGTATATTGCAGCTTGGGTACCACAGgcttgggtttgtttttctgcctcACCGACTTCATCGGGATCATCAACTCGCACAGCCTCGAAGATCTCTTCCATGAATGCCCTGCAATTAAGGATCAGTGGCGGAAGGGGAATGCTTCTGGCAAGCTCTTCGATGTACCGAGCAAACTCCATGGTCTTAAACTGAGTGACTTTGGCCAGCTCTAGCGTTTTGGCTGATGTAATGATGGGGATACGCTTGGCTATCTCAAAAGCCTTCTGAAGCTTCTCAGCCCCTTCCGTCCTGAAGAACTCATTGATAGCCTTCTCTGTTTTGCGGAGGTGACTGCTCATCATGCACAGACGAGTTATGTTCAAAATGAGGGTGATAGCAAAGGCAACGAGGCACACAATCATGTAGTAAATACTCATGTCTCCTGAGGTGAAGGTGACTCTCAGGGTGACGGTGGAATACGCTGTGTTGTTACCATTAACAGCTGCACACGTGTATCGTCCCCGGTCAGCAAAGTTGACCTTTGTGATGTTAAGGAAATTATCAGCAATCCTCCACCGTCCACCTGGAggttcagaagaaagaaagtgagCTAATGAAACACAAACAACTGGGTAAGCTAGAGACATGCTGCTTGCTCCACAAGCTTTACAGTAAGCACTCTGTTTCTAGCATAACACAGTAGGACAAGaattaaattttcctttttatgcttGTGACACAGAAAGCCCTAACTCAGTTAGCCATCCTAGTGCTTAATGCTAAATTACTTTGTGCACTTGCTACTCTggttcttctgttttctctcatcTATATTTTTGGAGGGCTTTTGCATCACTAGTTCTATCTGACAGGGAACCTAATTCTTAAATAGAACTTCTCACCCACTGTAATTCACTATGTGGAAGGACTGTCTTCTATAGAATCCAACATTCCATATGTTCTGAGTCAAAAGTCAAGTGACCCATGAAAAAGATCGCAGTCTGTAAATGGCTCAGCTGGCAAAAGGACCCAGAATTTTCTTCAGACACAGCTTTCTGCTGAGCACGCAGTGCTGATACACAAAACTTACGTACGAAGAAATCAATAAAAGAAGCTTTATGCAGTATTTCCTACGGGTTTATAACTTGGggtaaaaattgttttcataaCTCATTCTTCTAATTAGTCTACTCTGAACTAATTTCCAGATGGCACTGTAACTACAAAGAGGTCGCTGAATACTTAAAGCAGTGCAACGGCCTCTGAGAAGATCCTATCAATTAGTTCAATGACCTTCATTAATACTAATAGAGGATGCCACACAGATCTctagaagacttttttttattattattattaaaaattggAGGGACAGAACTACAAGAGCCAAATAGTTTCCAAATAGGAAACTATTTCTCTCTCTGTAGGAAAGGGTTACATAGCATCCatttcaaccctggccattaCAAGCTGCGTTGGCTTCCGCAATCTCAGTGATGCATAAACCAGAAAATAAGTGTAATCAGT
This genomic interval carries:
- the MFAP3 gene encoding microfibril-associated glycoprotein 3; translated protein: MKLSYCLLILTVSADLSIGFTLENVASNGTLAFESFNASLHPVPQALASSPAHHDIIAKEGTSILIECKVNISQYEYILWYNSKGHLLQQKDEGGRWRIADNFLNITKVNFADRGRYTCAAVNGNNTAYSTVTLRVTFTSGDMSIYYMIVCLVAFAITLILNITRLCMMSSHLRKTEKAINEFFRTEGAEKLQKAFEIAKRIPIITSAKTLELAKVTQFKTMEFARYIEELARSIPLPPLILNCRAFMEEIFEAVRVDDPDEVGEAEKQTQACGTQAAIYPINPEIKRSDSPAGDSDDGSVNEQGQEIAVQVSIHPQAEAQSIDTVSHDSCQFAPSEEGSC